The proteins below are encoded in one region of Brassica napus cultivar Da-Ae chromosome A6, Da-Ae, whole genome shotgun sequence:
- the LOC106443749 gene encoding formin-like protein 6, which translates to MSFLHSRFFFFLLLFSSFSVSSFSVGEVNEIHRRILHQPLFPDASPPPPPPVFQSTPPPPDAPDQPFFPENPSTPDQSQLPPPSPPPPASSDANGGLPIPTATTQQAKPGKKFAIVISVGVVTLGMLSALAFFLYRHKVKHASDTQKLVSRGGDGGSRRFQEDPLPPTSSTFLYMGTVEPSREPASESIGPVNTSPYRKLNSVTRSDRYRPSPELQPLPPLAKPPQPSENSPSALSPSTSSSDEECRGTAFYTPHGSAISSDDGYYTAFPRSANSNGHSSGSIPHSKRTSPKSKFGSRSPEMKHVIIPSIKQKPPPIQSPPLRGLETDPYPQNKPKFSQPPPPPNRAAFQAITQDKSPLSTRVSPRRSPPPPLHTPPPPPPPPPPQIRPRDFQIPRKLSNPEATKPDDQSRKLAFKTPSPQSKAVEEAKSVSADGDTDPSKPKLKPLHWDKVRASSDRATVWDQLKSSSFQVNEDRMEHLFGCSSASSAPKEPVRRSVMPPAENENRVLDPKKSQNIAILLRALNVTREEVSEALLDGNPESLGAELLETLVKMAPTKEEEIKLREYSGDVSKLGTAERFLKTILDIPFAFKRVEAMLYRANFDAEVKYLRNSFQTLEEASLELKASRLFLKLLEAVLMTGNRMNVGTNRGEAKAFKLDTLLKLVDIKGVDGKTTLLHFVVQEITKSEATTTTIDETILHENKDGFRKQGLQVVAGLSRDLANVKKSAGMDSDVLSGYVTKLETGLEKLRAFVKTETTTTTPGKFFDSMKTFLKEAEEEIRKIKGGERKALSMVKEVTEYFHGDAAKEEAHPLRIFMVVRDFLGVLDNVCKEVKTMQEMSSAMGSASARSFRISATASLPVLHRYKSRQEDTSSDNEHSSNSST; encoded by the exons ATGAGTTTTCTTCATTcgagattcttcttcttcttgcttctcttctcctccttctctgTATCCTCTTTCTCCGTTGGTGAAGTTAACGAGATTCATCGACGAATTCTCCATCAGCCGCTCTTCCCGGatgcttctcctcctcctcctcctccagttTTCCAGTCCACGCCGCCTCCTCCCGACGCTCCCGATCAGCCATTTTTCCCAGAGAATCCTTCCACGCCTGACCAGTCTCAGCTCCCTCCTCCTTCTCCGCCGCCTCCTGCTTCCTCCGACGCCAATGGCGGATTACCGATTCCGACGGCTACTACTCAGCAGGCGAAGCCTGGGAAGAAATTTGCGATCGTCATATCCGTTGGAGTCGTCACGCTCGGTATGCTCTCAGCTCTAGCTTTCTTCTTGTATCGCCACAAAGTCAAACACGCCAGCGACACTCAGAAACTCGTTAGCAGAGGAGGCGATGGCGGTTCTCGAAGATTCCAGGAAGATCCGCTTCCACCGACGTCTTCCACGTTTCTCTATATGGGAACCGTTGAACCGAGCCGCGAACCGGCAAGTGAATCTATTGGACCGGTTAATACTTCTCCGTACCGGAAATTAAATTCGGTTACGAGATCAGATCGATACCGGCCGAGTCCTGAGCTTCAACCGCTTCCACCGTTAGCTAAACCGCCGCAACCGTCTGAAAACTCTCCCTCCGCCTTGTCTCCTTCTACGTCGTCTTCCGACGAAGAATGCCGCGGCACCGCGTTTTACACGCCGCATGGATCTGCTATCAGCAGCGACGACGGTTACTACACGGCGTTTCCTCGGTCAGCCAACAGCAACGGCCATTCCTCAGGATCGATTCCTCACTCGAAGAGGACTTCTCCGAAGTCGAAGTTTGGATCTAGGTCGCCGGAGATGAAGCACGTTATCATTCCGTCGATAAAGCAGAAACCGCCGCCAATACAATCTCCACCACTAAGGGGCTTGGAAACTGATCCTTATCCACAGAACAAGCCTAAGTTCTCTcagcctcctcctccgccgAATAGAGCGGCGTTTCAGGCGATTACGCAGGATAAGTCACCTCTCAGCACACGAGTGTCACCACGGaggtctcctcctcctccactccATACGccacctccacctccacctcctcctcctcctcagatACGGCCAAGAGATTTCCAGATACCTCGAAAACTCAGCAATCCAGAAGCAACGAAGCCAGACGATCAATCAAGAAAACTAGCATTCAAGACTCCAAGTCCTCAATCGAAAGCTGTTGAAGAGGCCAAAAGTGTATCAGCTGACGGGGACACGGATCCAAGCAAGCCAAAGTTGAAGCCACTCCACTGGGACAAAGTACGCGCGAGCTCTGATCGTGCCACAGTTTGGGACCAGCTCAAATCAAGCTCATTCCA AGTGAACGAAGATCGGATGGAGCATCTGTTTGGTTGCAGTTCAGCAAGTTCAGCTCCAAAGGAACCTGTGAGAAGGTCAGTGATGCCTCCAGCCGAGAATGAGAACAGAGTACTTGATCCAAAGAAATCGCAGAACATTGCAATCCTCTTAAGAGCACTGAATGTAACTCGTGAGGAAGTGTCAGAAGCTCTTTTAGATG GTAATCCCGAGAGCTTAGGTGCAGAACTTCTAGAGACTTTGGTGAAGATGGCTCCAACAAAGGAAGAAGAGATAAAACTCCGAGAGTACTCTGGCGATGTCTCAAAACTAGGAACAGCTGAAAGATTCCTTAAAACCATTCTCGATATCCCTTTTGCATTCAAACGAGTTGAAGCAATGTTGTATAGAGCCAATTTTGATGCAGAAGTCAAGTATCTAAGGAACTCTTTCCAGACACTAGAG GAAGCAAGCTTAGAATTAAAAGCAAGCAGGCTATTCCTTAAGCTCCTCGAAGCTGTTCTAATGACAGGAAACAGAATGAACGTTGGCACAAATCGTGGAGAAGCCAAAGCCTTCAAACTCGATACTCTTTTAAAACTCGTGGACATAAAAGGAGTTGACGGCAAAACCACATTGCTTCACTTTGTCGTCCAAGAAATCACAAAATCCGAGGCAACCACAACAACAATAGATGAAACCATCCTCCATGAAAACAAAGACGGTTTCAGAAAGCAAGGATTACAAGTCGTGGCTGGACTGAGTAGAGATCTGGCAAACGTAAAAAAATCAGCCGGAATGGATTCCGACGTACTGAGTGGGTACGTGACAAAGCTCGAGACGGGTCTTGAGAAACTCCGAGCTTTTGTCAAGAcagagacaacaacaacaactccaGGGAAGTTCTTTGATTCGATGAAAACGTTTCTCAAAGAGGCCGAAGAAGAGATTCGAAAGATCAAAGGAGGCGAAAGAAAAGCTCTGTCAATGGTTAAAGAAGTAACGGAGTATTTCCACGGAGACGCTGCAAAAGAAGAAGCACATCCTTTGAGAATCTTCATGGTCGTGAGAGATTTTCTGGGAGTTCTTGATAACGTTTGTAAAGAAGTTAAGACGATGCAGGAAATGTCGTCAGCGATGGGTTCGGCTTCAGCTAGATCGTTCAGGATTTCAGCTACAGCTTCGTTACCGGTTCTTCACAGGTATAAATCAAGACAAGAAGATACAAGCTCAGATAATGAACACAGCAGCAACTCTTCTACGTGa
- the LOC106443775 gene encoding BTB/POZ and TAZ domain-containing protein 4 — protein sequence MVMACVDLQKAADSSSVPIPPPLPSKSDGHQKRYRNDVAPEHTCVPTATKDMWDRLFNDGYKANVVIYTDNGGIVYAHANIIGTASSVIKGMLKQAKKHGKWYTISIRGVPHEAVRVFIRFLYSSCYKKEEMNEYIMHLLLLSHAYVVPQLKRVCEWHLEHGLLTTENVIDVFQLALLCDFPRLSVISHRTIMKHFKELYATEAWTAMKKSHPFLEKELRDSVFIEENARKERIRKRNEERIYSQLYEAMEALVHICRDGCKTIGPHDKDLKPNHATCHYEACKGLESLIRHFAGCKLRVPGGCVHCKRMWQLLELHSRVCADSDQCRVPLCGNFKEKMEKQSKKDEVRWKLLVKNVLGSKKIGASPFFLPVTRSSSTMS from the exons ATGGTGATGGCTTGTGTTGATCTTCAAAAAGCTGCTGATTCTTCTTCTGTACCGATCCCTCCACCTCTTCCTTCAAAATCTGATGGTCACCAAAAAAGATACCGTAACGATGTAGCTCCAGAGCACACCTGCGTTCCCACAGCCACAAAAGATATGTGGGATCGTCTTTTCAATGACGGATACAAAGCTAATGTTGTCATCTACACTGATAATGGCGGCATCGTCTATGCTCATGCCAATATCATT GGGACTGCTTCAAGTGTGATCAAAGGCATGTTGAAGCAAGCCAAAAAACATGGAAAGTGGTATACAATCTCGATCCGTGGCGTCCCTCATGAAGCTGTCCGAGTTTTCATTCGTTTCCTCTACTCTTCTTG CTATAAGAAAGAAGAGATGAATGAGTACATCATGCACTTGCTGCTTCTGTCTCACGCGTACGTGGTTCCTCAGCTGAAACGGGTCTGCGAATGGCATCTAGAACATGGTTTGCTCACCACTGAGAACGTAATCGACGTCTTCCAGCTTGCCCTGCTATGTGATTTCCCTCGGCTCAGCGTTATATCTCACCGTACGATCATGAAACACTTCAAGGAGCTTTACGCGACAGAAGCATGGACAGCTATGAAGAAAAGCCATCCCTTTCTCGAGAAAGAACTTAGAGACTCTGTCTTCATCGAAGAAAAC GCTCGGAAAGAGAGGATCAGAAAACGCAATGAAGAGAGGATATACTCGCAGCTATACGAAGCGATGGAGGCTCTTGTTCATATATGCCGAGACGGGTGCAAAACAATAGGACCGCACGATAAAGATTTAAAACCGAACCACGCCACGTGTCACTACGAAGCTTGCAAAGGGTTGGAATCGCTGATCAGGCATTTCGCTGGATGCAAGCTTAGGGTTCCGGGAGGTTGCGTGCATTGCAAGAGAATGTGGCAACTCCTTGAGTTGCATTCACGTGTTTGCGCTGATTCTGATCAGTGTCGAGTCCCGCTGTGCGGAAACTTTAAGGAGAAGATGGAGAAACAGAGCAAGAAGGATGAGGTTAGATGGAAACTTCTGGTGAAGAATGTGTTAGGTTCTAAGAAAATCGGAGCCTCTCCTTTCTTTCTACCCGTGACCAGATCTTCCTCCACCATGTCTTAA